taaaataaattataattataataagaggTCTGTCGTTTTTAACTTTTGTATATGTATTCATATACTATTCTCTATTTacaacctataaattattagaataaaattattagaaaacatcaaaataagtatgttataatgtgttttataattatttatgttgcgATCAAATGTTTCAGACTGAAGGTGATATTGGTGCTGTGTTTGGTCTTGGATTTCCTCCGTTTTCTGGTGGTCCATTCAGATGGGTTGATTGGTATGGTGCTGATAAGCTTGTGTCAAAAATGCAAACATTCCAAAACGATTATGGTCTACCATTTAAACCTTGTCAATTATTGTTAGATCACGCTAAGGATAAATCCAAAAAGTTTTATCCATCTTAAGTGAAGAGTAACTGTATATTAATTCTTAAGAATTCAAAAATGGATTtggtttttctaaatttatatttaaaagcttaataataaatacactaaGAGATTATGGAATACGTATGTACTCGTATGctcgttatttttttaaattgttggtgatttcaaatgttaaaatatctcagtgattattatatatttattattttatcgatttcaagttttgtttgaataatgcctatataaaatatattttttcaaaaatatgtgtactttatatttttattttgttacatttattaaaaaacagcATATCGTAAGTACTTGCTatctttattttgtatacataaagaatttttagaacaaactaaattgaatatttataagtttttagtGTATAACTAGTTTTTAGGAATCAGGGTTCAAAGTCCgaacttattttagattctgagtggaacgatgaatgtattgattttacaatgatgtgtttttttttttttttgtccgtcatcaccttttaggaaaagtgcttagattttcttcaacagtaacttttctgataggaaagtgaatctagttggtactttgggggggggggggtcaaaagtaaaaaaattcccagtagttttcgaaagcgtgatgaaaaaaaaaagaaaaattaaggaaaaacgggaatttttactcaaaatctgtttttgagaaaatcgattttaattgtTGGGTGTAactaactctaaaacaaatgaccgtagagacatgaaattttgactgaatgtttataattgcatttcctatacaccataacattttccaaatattttgacttattttgagctgtttacggacattgtcaatttccatttttttttagtttttttttctataaatatcaataaaattttatctgtagagtaaaaaagcttgaaaatttaatagaaggctcctaggttattgtttcaaagacagatgaaaaaaattaaaaatccttagtcacagtttttatttataagcatttaaagttcaaattttgacaaaatacggaaaaatcgcgaaatatagcaaattatttagagttgagaattcattaaaatttttctttttaaaatcgaagatttgaaaatataatacaagattatccataagttagtctacctttatcaaaaaaaaatgttaaaaagaaacttaaattaaatttttatgagcgtttgaaattcatatttttacaacatttgatattcatgtaacgattttcttattttgttgtaattaaaaaacgtatgactgtagatacttaaaaatgtcactgaatgtttgcattagcattttctatacacgataaaattttgaaaataatttgactctttttaagctgttcacggacattgtcagttttcaattttttattttttttttataagcatttaaagttcaaattttgacaaaatatgtcaaattcaaagtttaataatttttttgtagttaaaaatttataaaatgattaacttttatagctaagaattgaaaacaaggccccacgtaaataggttatatataaattactttattcacagtaatattatcaaatatacttggtaatatcataggctgactgaccgttttcgctcagaatcgtttttcttatacaatgatattatataattgaattcaaatttaacaccatccattacagtgacccacttgtaacttaatgtacagcagagcgacatccactaacccaccttttttatgttGACTTTTAACAATACATGTTTGAATCAACAAagctaatatatattttttttaataacttgacGAGTTgatacttgtattatttaatagtagttGATAAAAATACTGTGATACTTATGGATCTTATACTAATAGACAGATACCACCCTTCACGGCACATGCGCccaataattttttgatattacaaTAACTGTATTACTGCAAACTCTATATCATATGACCACATCACTCGTCAGTGAATTGTTTTAATGCTCTGTCTAGTACTATAATGTCTGGTGATACCAAACATTGAATATCATAAGgaagtatacatttattgttgATAACAGTAGATGTTATGCTACCCCTACATGTTTTTAAAGTACAGTACGTTAGTACCTAAtccatacaatatttatattaataactttattaaaatagttcaaatttacaatcaatataatacaattcagtacaataatagttaataatagtacattataatagtagtattgcaatatctaaaaataactacattttttaattttaaacacctTTCTTAATCATGTTAGAGGTATACCTAaatcatgaatattattattgagtatagaatatagtactatatatacaaaataactcaATACTCAATGGTATATAACGAAAACATTTACTTATTTGATACACTTacattggtataaaatatttattaaattatataaaatagacaaaacttgatttaaaaaaaaaaaaaaaaataacagtactAATGAAATGCTTTATTTcgctatattaaattatttgaagaaTGGCTTTGGTggtgtacttaaaaaaaaatttataatgtacaatacaaaaatcaattactaatttataaaaacaatgtttttcaaGTGAATTATGATATTGAATAGCAGGGacaataaacttattttaaattgcatGTAAATATGTTGTAGAGAAAAAGTTATTAGGCTCATACAATATTCTACTTTATCGaatcttatcatattataaatattaaataacttcaGTCGTTGCGCCTTAAATGATTTAACCTATagctcttttttttaaaaaaaataatagaataattattttattgaatatagatgtaattaaaaaaattaaactaaaaatattaatattaagtaatctCATATCTCTAAATCTAAAAGCaaatcttttgtttttttttttaagagtttaTCACTGAGAACAAGTGTACGTGTAGCCTTATCCCACGGGCAACCGTTTTTACGAGCATATTTTAAACAgtctaaatttttatttttgacagctGCTGCACACGTTGATTCATTCCATCGGCATCCATTTTCATGAGCGTATTGTAAGCAGCTTAGGTTTCCTTTTGCTGCAGCAATATAGGTGATATGTTCATTCCATGGACAACCATTTTTATGAGCATACTTCAAACAACCTAAATGTCCTCTCTCTGCAGCTTTGTAGCTTGTACTTATATCCCATACGCAACCGTTTTCAAAAGCATATTTCAAACACTTTAATTGGCCACCCGATGCAGCTTTAGCACAGGTATTAGTGTCCCATCCGCAACCATTTTCATGTGCATATTTCAAACACTTTAAATGTCCATTATACGCTGACCATGTACAAGTGTCTTCATCCCACAAACATCcgttttcaaaacaatactTTAAGCATTCAAAATGTCCATTAGAAGCTGCTAGCATACATGCTCTTTCATCCCACGGACATCCATGTGTGTGAGCATATTTTAAACACTCTAAATTTCCACCTTTTGCAGCACAGTCTGTTGTACTTAAGTTCCACGGACAGTTGTTTTCATGTGCGTATTTCAAGCAATTTATATGACCATTATGGGCAGCATTGGAACATGTGTGTTTGTTCCAGGGACAGCCATTTTCATgagaatatattaaacaatccAAATGCCCATTTCTGGCTGCTGTAGAACATGTCCTAGTGTCCCAAGAAAATTGCATCAGACGAGCAAATTTCAAACAGTCCAAATGTCCATATTTTGCGGCACTGGCACATACTAAAGTATTTAATCTATTGATATGTTTTGTCCCCTTGGTTATTTGAATAAGATCAtcacaacaatttttaatattgattttgataatattcttggggatagtgttataccagtgtCTCTGACTTTCGTCGCACGAATAATACGCTAATTTAGCTAGTGTAAACATGATGTGTTTtgtgtaacaattttatttataattgtttggtTTAAGgactttttttatcaaaacaaaattatagatTCTGATTCTGATTCTAAATAGATCTTGatgtaagttatttataaattaaattaattattaatcatgaaTATTTACTTCACAATTTTCATTCCCTAAGAACTCCACATTTACCATGTTGTCTAATAAAGTACCACAACAATTATGtataatctgaaaaaaaaaattttaaaaacattattataattacataaatgttattatcaatGCTTAAAATGCATAAATAGAGATCAAGAACAATGTTAAAAATCATTAGATatgctataataaaaataataaatactataaaaaggaaattaataatataattttatccaaaattgaacttaaaatatcctttaaaaaatactgtgattgtataatctttaaattttttggcttaactacaaaatacttatgagaaactttgttttaaatttttaattcttaggtataaatatcaatacaattttatttgtatggccaaaaagagtaaaaatttaatacaaggcccctgatatattgttacaatagcaaatgaaaaatattaaaaatacataggcacatttttttttataatcatttaaagttcaaatgttgacaaaacttatcaatttgaaaatttacaaattattttgtagtaaaaaatgaaaaaaaatgtaatcttatAGTGATCTGCTGAGTGTACAAATTGCTATGTAATGTGTTTGTTAGACAGAGAGAATGCACGCCAGTGCATGCACCCTTTTAAaggtaattttaatgatatcaaagataaataatttatttaaatgtgtacAAATTGTCAAGctataaataatgattacaaaatttgcaaaataaaagtcaaaaaccttcattattattttatctaatgatatttatgtttacacaaaattaattattactaggtataactaacagttttaaaatgtacttttatgattttttaatttactatatttctattatttagaGATTATTCACCTATTCCCATAAGCATACGTAGAATTTCTGGCAGGATACTCTAAAAgtacataagtatataacacattaacacacacacatattacgtatatataatattcatgttcatacctaagttataaaaactaatttagatGGGGTAACCTCATTTAACTACATTTACCatagtaaaaaagttttttatgattgactatcaatattattataataataatattgaatattgaggGGGGAGTTCGCAGATTAGTCAAGTGCCTACCATGACTACCCCGTGTGCACGCTTATGCCTATtccagaaaattaaaatttttagagcAGCTATGTTCTAAACTGAATTTCATTTCAGGGTCTCCTATATACTATCTTACTCCTACTCCCTGGTGGTCAAACAACATATGTTGTCGAGTTCCCATAGTACAATACAGAATATGGGAATGATTTATATATCCGGACACAGTATCGCGAGTATATGGTCCTGCtttgacaataattttattgtttcactgtttatgattaatattaatatgtacaaacTAACAACAAATTAACTTCCTATGcggaatatatttataatacaaaataacattaaaccTCAGTTTAAATTGCTCCTAGTCgattatactaattaaatgaaaatgtatcctatgtacgatatataatatatgaatgtataCAGAATCTACAGATTACACATCCTCCCTGTATTATAAGCCTGCATcgtagtttaatttatattatattgtacaaattatcAGAGAATGTAGCATCAtagacttataatatataatatatattttaagtttatggGTTAAACTAGCTTGTAGAGTATATTGTTGAGACCAATTGAGCTATTCCAAAAAGTAGGGAGAGAGAAACAacttttattaacattaaattaaattaaagagaGCTGCTCACTATGCAAGTTGCCAATAGACACAGCATACACCTTAatcaatacataaatacataaggACAAAGTGAAATTTactttatttgataacaatagtAATTAAGAAGTCCTAACAAGGTGAGAATCGGTTAATAAACATCATAACACTACAGAGTAACGGcctgttttacaatcatagtttaaaccttGGTTACgcttaacccactgattttaccgggCGAATTTGGTGGTTTAACGTTAGTTTAACTATTGTAATACGGGCCAAATCACTCGGGCATTTTGGTaatcaataattcaaaaacattgtaCGTAccttttataacaattaaaagaCGATTGTACCAAATAGTATTTGAGAAACTTGTCGAGACAACAAAGTATGAATTCGCGACTTTTTATTACGAATTAAACGGCAACTACCGCTCCATCATCAATGCATATTATAGcacataaaattactaaataacatGTCGTTATGAATCGAAgcttaagtttttaatattatgaagacgcgatttgtaaatatattataataaaataagtttacgaggataacaattattttcattggGTAACACGATGTAGAAAAGATAAGGTGATAGTGATAACACTCGtgttttaagaaaaaacggtGTATGAACAAATAGGACCCGGGTCATTGAGATCCCTACCATACCTTTGGTAACAGCGTGGATCTAGTTGTCTCGGGATCAAATTATCGAGCCTTGATCTAAAAGTCCTGATAATAGGATTTGTCGGttatcacattaaaaaaaaattcgaaaaattatattataaattttaaattataaaattaatgttatgttcatatattactattaaactcGCTctctgtataattataattcatttatgtatatttaataaaatgtacacgCACGactagaaattattataaatacttagttGTATACACTTGAGAATACAATAGTTAAttctgaataattataatatgtaagtactaaaaataataatagccttttttatattaataaaacgtaGGTACGTACTCTTATAAGgcttattgtatatatttaaagtaggtattgCATTtccttaaaataatgaatattaatttttattatcacaGCTGACTGTTTGGGTATGGACAGTGTTCTGAATTTCTGATTTCTGAATAATTATCCCtaatcttttaatttatatatatttgtgtgtctGTGAACCTAGGTATACTCTGTACGTATTATTTAACCTGAGTGTTCATAGTGGGGAATGATTTATCATTCCCCACTATATGATATTGTCAAAGTTTCACCCAAGTGGCGCTCAAAACCACTACCTCGTAATTAATTGTGTTGTATTATTTAGCTGATAGGGatctgtttttttaaaacatttttaatatgcatagttcattataaaaaatctatttttatgtaTGGTTATAGgcttagtaatttttattacttcAGTATGTTTCTTGCTTTTACCTtcaatttaaacaaacaaaccaaatcattgaaatacaattaggttttttatatgatttaggATGTTGCTTTTAATGTAggcataaaatgtaatttagacTTTAGCTATCAACAAgttctaaaatatcaaatattttagtcATTTAGAAATAAactctttaaatatattatatttttgagattttttctTGTTCATTCAAATTTGACATTAAGTGAGTGTTGTTATAAGTAatgaataaaatagtaaaacaatcAACTCACGAGGTCAAAGCTTTGCTTCCCGATTGGTCACAAACTCCTTCTTACCAGCATACCAGtggttatataggtagtatggtacctataacctattgGTTACTACTgtaatagaaaaacaatttatattataacattgttattaaattaattttaatgattattgattattacaatatattattataatagattttataataataatatattatgtaggtaatgtgtaatatgtatttatttatttttttttattttaccaattaaTTACAAAgatagaattataattattgtttacaataatgtatatgatCTTGTtaacatttacattatttttgtcAGTGGCTTAAAatgttcattaattataatttataaattataaccattaGAAGGAGCCACATCatgtaaaaaacaaatacagaTATATTTAGAactttaaaatcatataaattatttttattatatttttcaagtcAGTCACTTTAGTTATGCCTAattttttaacagaaattaatagTCAAaaactatttaggtatataataactttagtacataaaaataggtaatagtaatttacaatcaccctatctgaaaaaaaaatggttaagaTTACGGTTACGTGGTAAACCACACAATAATTAACACTCTAAGGAAAATTTGTGAATCATTAatgtttttagtaataatagtaatcatGACAacgaaaagaaaagaaaaaaattgggaaaaagtcaaaatatgtgTACTCAGAccaaaaatatagtatttctTATAATCAAAGTCATCAACTAATATTATTGCactattaaagtttaaaatgtgcATAATTTAaagaacaaaaatgttttaccgtcacaaaagtattatttatttaaataaaagaaaacaaaatgCATTAAGAATTTAGCTTAAAAATACAACTATCTCTGTTATAGGTTCTCGGCATAGTGGGCAAACCAATCTAGTTAACCCTTCATAGCATGCACCACATAAACATGTATGGTTACATGGTCGTAATACCACATTTGATTCCTCGTTCAAACATGCGACACAGACGATGATTTCTCTCATATTTTCAactgtaaaataaaagttagaTAAGTAAGTATATCAATACGGTCAtaaagtatagtatattatgtgtatattcagattattgattaatgtgtgtgtgtgaaaatGCTTACatataatttgttgtatttaaatattctctagctccactcagaatttaaaataaagagatagtatagaaatattaaataaatattgtgaaatCAGAAGACAATCTACTACCCGAATCGATATCGTTCAGATTTTGGTTCTTTAAAAGATTGTCTGCCACGCTTTTTGAGTGAAAATATCAAGTGTTTGGTAggtagatatttaattttaaaaccggTCTCATACTTAGAGGAATGTATATCACACATTTTcacattgataaataaatattctaagaGGTTAACCTTCTTCATTTGGTCTCCTGAAGTGAACATATGGTGTATTGTCATCATTTTCTATCCTTACtggttctaaaataaataatttatttaggtcaTGTATAAAaaggcaaaataaaaaaacaataataattatcttcaaTATCAATCTAAAAGAATTGTTAACTTATAATGTTTACCAATTCCAACTATCAttcaattaaacaaatataataatatacataagagTTTCAAGTTGTCTAactaagtaaaaacatttttatcaacagtaaaataaaaatcaaaatttccatctaaaatataaaacttgtttttcccaattattGAGAAAAGTACTAGAATTTTGTCCTCCCAAGAATACCATCTAgattcctatcagaaaatatacttaagttgaaatttattttctactttaaattatatatacatacactacctagtaaaattaatacattcatcgctctactctaaattgaaaataattgaaaataaataaatagattctatggaaatactaaataaaaattgtaaaatcagaAGTCAATCTACAACTACTCTAATCAACATTGTTTAGAATGTGTTTCTTTAAGTTACTATAGTGTCTACCATGCTTTTTGAgtaaagaatattaaaaaaaatgtttggtaggtatatagttttaaaactagtgctatattaaaaaatgaatattagtatattacacattgttaaataaatattttaagaggtTATTTATTACCTTCTTCATTTTGTCTCCTGAAATGAACATTCGGCATATCCCCATCGTTTTCGGTTCCTATTggttctaaaataaattttttacttaGGACATGcataaaaagacaaaaaaaattttaaaaaaacattaataattatcttcAATTGCAATCTTAAggaattattaacttataatatgatgattacCATTTCCCAACAATCATTCAATTAAgtcatacaatttacaaatataacaaCGACTGAATATagccaaatatattttattaaacttcagTCAACGTATGCATAACAGatctagtgaaaaaaaaatgtacctaaaaaCGGGCAgataattgttttgtaattaagtattaaatttttaaaacaatagctacatgtgtgtaaaatatatattagtcatagattataaagtattatattaagttcAGTGTCTTACCTTGTCTAAAATATTGTGGTTCGTATAGCGGTAAGGGTGACATAAAAGGCAGATTATAGTTTAGAAGTACCTGCTGGAAAAATTGAGGAGGCGATTCATAAGCATAAATTTGGCGCTCTGCTGGctctacaataaataaataatttatattttgcttTTACAAAAATAGACAAAAATGAAGGCATGATTACCAATATGATCTGCAATATTATTCGCATCATCATCTTCAACTTGTTGCtctacaaaataacaataatgtaataaattgtatacttataaatatttaagatcaaaatgacaatataattatttcgtacattttaaattaaatcatgaTTACCAATATGATCTGCTATATTATTCGCATCATCATCTTCAACTTGttgctttataaaataataataatgtaataaattgtatacttataaatatttaagatcaAAATGACaatacagtagaacctcgattatccgaacTATAATTAACGTATACGAACGTTCATTTATCCGAACATGAAAACTCGTATCCGGCAGGTATTGataattatgtcaaaaaaatataataaataaaataaatgtaatgtatttaattatgtatttatttatttctaataatttaatgtatttctgataatgtaatgtaatatgtaatgtaattctaataaaatattaatagtaataataaatatttaattataaaaataattaactaatacataatattataaacattttttattttatatttccaatattCAAACTTTTGCGTATCCGAACTAGGTGCGGTCCCAATTAgttcggataatcgaggttctactgtataattatttcttaaattttaaattaaatcatgaTTACCAATATGATCTGCAATATTATTCACATCATCATCTTCAACTTATTGctctataaaataacaataatgtaataaattgtatacttataaatatttaagattaaaatgacaataaaatcatctcttcaattttaaattaaataatatgaaaaactgaATCAactctgaaaaaaatattgtaggtaaaattaacaaatcaactttgtaaaaaaataacgaacatctattttgttaatactataagtatagtattaaaattaaaattaatttgtacaatTAACAAACTCGGTGTAAATCTccactaataattaattaaatcaacaatatcaatgtttataatttgtacaatgcattgtaattttaataaattatactttattaataaattacaagaaatattatgttaaaataaacattcatcattgaaaaatacatcattatataaaaataatgaaacagtattattatttcaacatatctattcattaaaatattaacgaaaCTTTTGTTAAATTAGAAGAgataatcaaaatacaaaaatacaaaatataacattaccgttgttattttatcaaatcTTTTAATTTTCTAGATCATTTTCAGCTACATACTTTTGTAAATTTTGTAAAGCTAGAaaggaaataacaaaaaacatgtTTGAAGAAGATTGCCTGTTAATGGggaatattactaattataaaacTGATGTTGCTATTAATGATATTTCTGAAACAGGAGTTCACGGTgagtcatttttaaataaaataccttaATTTCATGTTAAACAAAACTTTTGTGTGGATGTCATGCATGACTTATTTGAAGGTATATGTCATTATGACAtgtgtcatattattaaatacttcaCTGAAACTGTCAAGTATTTTCTTTAGAcacattaaatttaagaaaaagtaGTTTTAATTATGGCTCAATAGAAATAGGAAATA
This genomic window from Metopolophium dirhodum isolate CAU chromosome 1, ASM1992520v1, whole genome shotgun sequence contains:
- the LOC132934289 gene encoding uncharacterized protein LOC132934289; the encoded protein is MFTLAKLAYYSCDESQRHWYNTIPKNIIKINIKNCCDDLIQITKGTKHINRLNTLVCASAAKYGHLDCLKFARLMQFSWDTRTCSTAARNGHLDCLIYSHENGCPWNKHTCSNAAHNGHINCLKYAHENNCPWNLSTTDCAAKGGNLECLKYAHTHGCPWDERACMLAASNGHFECLKYCFENGCLWDEDTCTWSAYNGHLKCLKYAHENGCGWDTNTCAKAASGGQLKCLKYAFENGCVWDISTSYKAAERGHLGCLKYAHKNGCPWNEHITYIAAAKGNLSCLQYAHENGCRWNESTCAAAVKNKNLDCLKYARKNGCPWDKATRTLVLSDKLLKKKTKDLLLDLEI